Proteins co-encoded in one Marinobacter gudaonensis genomic window:
- a CDS encoding putative hydro-lyase — MSASSSLNAQSTPTAVRQAARDGLLKGPTSGLASGYVQVNLVILPESEAAGFLRFCQANPKPCPLLAVSEPGARTCHALANDLDIARDVPAYRIYRDGTATDTVADVADYWRDDLVTFALGCSFTFEHALIQSGLRVRHIDQGRNVPMYQTSVALTPAGGFSGNLVVSMRPFNAADVIRAIQITTRYPQVHGAPVHLGNPGLIGISELHAPDYGDPVSVQDDEIPVFWACGVTPQQVLIDSGVSFAITHSPGHMLVTDIPDRDLALF; from the coding sequence ATGTCAGCGTCATCTTCTCTCAACGCGCAATCCACACCCACCGCGGTGCGCCAGGCGGCGCGTGACGGGCTGCTCAAAGGACCCACCTCCGGACTGGCCAGCGGCTATGTGCAGGTCAACCTGGTGATCCTGCCCGAATCGGAAGCGGCCGGGTTCCTGCGTTTCTGCCAGGCGAACCCCAAGCCATGCCCCCTGCTGGCTGTTAGCGAGCCCGGCGCCCGTACCTGCCATGCGCTGGCCAACGATCTCGACATTGCCCGCGATGTGCCCGCCTACCGCATCTACCGCGATGGCACCGCCACCGACACGGTCGCAGACGTAGCCGATTACTGGCGGGACGATCTGGTGACCTTTGCTCTAGGCTGCTCGTTTACCTTCGAGCACGCTCTGATCCAGTCAGGCCTGCGCGTCCGGCACATCGACCAGGGCCGGAACGTGCCCATGTACCAGACATCGGTGGCGCTGACTCCCGCCGGCGGCTTCTCGGGCAACCTCGTGGTGTCCATGCGGCCGTTCAACGCCGCCGACGTGATTCGCGCCATCCAGATCACCACCCGCTACCCCCAGGTGCACGGTGCGCCGGTGCATCTGGGCAACCCCGGGCTCATTGGCATTTCCGAGCTGCACGCGCCCGACTACGGCGATCCTGTTTCAGTACAGGACGATGAAATTCCGGTGTTCTGGGCCTGCGGCGTCACCCCGCAGCAGGTTCTGATTGATTCGGGTGTGTCCTTCGCCATCACCCACAGCCCGGGCCACATGCTGGTAACGGACATCCCGGACCGCGACCTGGCCCTTTTCTAA
- the efpL gene encoding elongation factor P-like protein EfpL, protein MPRASEIKKNSAVEYDGRVYFVKDIERSVPQGRAGGSLYRMRMYDVVTGYKLDETFKDSDMLNLADLTRREVTFSYADGDEYVFMDTEDFTQYSLNREAIAEELLFISEDTQGVMVILLKDSPVALALPPTVELVIDETDPSVKGGSATARTKPARFNTGLVVQVPEHISTGDRIRINVEERKFLGRA, encoded by the coding sequence ATGCCAAGAGCCAGTGAAATCAAGAAAAACTCTGCGGTCGAGTACGATGGCCGCGTTTACTTTGTGAAGGATATCGAGCGTTCCGTGCCCCAGGGTCGCGCCGGCGGCAGCCTATACCGCATGCGCATGTACGACGTGGTCACCGGCTACAAGCTCGATGAGACCTTCAAGGATTCGGACATGCTCAACCTGGCGGACCTGACCCGACGGGAAGTGACCTTCTCGTACGCCGACGGCGACGAGTATGTGTTCATGGACACCGAGGATTTCACCCAGTACAGCCTGAACCGCGAAGCCATCGCCGAGGAGCTTCTTTTTATCAGCGAAGACACTCAGGGCGTCATGGTGATCCTGCTCAAGGACTCGCCGGTTGCGCTCGCGCTCCCGCCGACGGTTGAACTGGTCATCGATGAGACAGATCCTTCTGTGAAAGGCGGCTCGGCGACGGCGAGAACCAAACCCGCGCGCTTTAACACCGGTCTGGTGGTGCAGGTGCCGGAGCACATTTCCACCGGCGACCGCATCCGCATCAACGTGGAGGAGCGCAAGTTCCTGGGTCGTGCCTGA
- a CDS encoding NAD-glutamate dehydrogenase produces MTDSRPLQQQTLLEQLADVLENQSDGDAGSLELRELVARMVEESRSWDDDLHAALIRRFGETHGGRYGQVFSGSFPSAYRARFNVAEALADIEQIQSIAVSTDVPMRFYQPRDPAEGGFHFKLYSGGQPAVLSDVIPIVENLGMRVLGEHPYRIRRRDGETFGISDFSVELHERCRGGDLEAARDRIQAAFREIWNGFAENDDFNQLILLCNMGWREVALLRAYSRYIKQLRFGFSQPFIAETLARYPDLTGRLVALFHARFDPDIDDPDHRAERCREIEVGIQQALESVETLDDDRILQRVFVLIRATLRTNYFQRGVHGEPLAYLSLKLAPADIPDIPQPRPRFEVFVYSPRVEGVHLRAGPVARGGIRWSDRVEDYRTEVLGLVKAQQVKNSVIVPAGAKGGFVVKQQAPEATPDQLRAEGVACYQTFIRGLLDITDNLEEGRVIAPHQVVRHDADDPYLVVAADKGTATFSDIANLLSAEYGFWLGDAFASGGSEGYDHKKMGITARGAWESVRRHFLELGVDTQNDEFTVVGIGDMAGDVFGNGMLLSDRIRLVAAFNHRHIFIDPDPQAGSSFRERQRLFNLPGSSWADYDRSLISEGGGVFARSMKSIPVSDAMARVLGIRDRAVTPNELIRAVLQAPVDLLWNGGIGTYVKAASETHEQVGDKANDGLRIDSSELRCKVLGEGGNLGVTQRGRIEFARRGGAANSDFIDNAGGVDCSDHEVNIKILMNDLVHQQRMTLAERNHMLRAMTDEVAALVLANNYRQAMALSLAVNPAVAHLDQYERLMRRLENEGRLDRSLEFLPSDEELEARRERGEGLTRPELAVLVSYAKIELKQALAVSDIVREPGFSGALHSAFPPSLLAAFPDEINSHPLRAEVSATQIANDIVNRMGITWFDRMRSTTGADAGRIAAAYLISLRIHDVDAQWEAIEALDGQVDASVQADLYADAIRLVTRSASWLLQNRKQALDPVDCVAAYQGALADVLTSKSQLESVIPASRWQERYAEYGKRQVPDALSLWCASAESRYWLMDMVEIARQLNEELASVAWVYFTLGESLNLTWLDRQMRSFRASGHWQVLATIHFRDELDHQLRNLTFSVFSEPVSGEGAPQDRLEAWRQDKRMALSRWQRMLSDMQAANEVDCAVFSVAHGVLRELAAKAG; encoded by the coding sequence ATGACCGATTCCCGCCCATTACAACAACAAACACTGCTTGAACAACTGGCCGATGTGCTCGAAAACCAGAGCGACGGCGATGCCGGCTCCCTGGAATTGCGGGAACTTGTCGCCCGGATGGTGGAGGAGTCCCGCTCTTGGGATGACGACCTGCACGCGGCACTGATTCGACGCTTTGGTGAAACCCACGGTGGTCGCTACGGACAGGTGTTCAGCGGCAGTTTTCCCTCGGCCTACCGGGCCCGGTTCAACGTCGCAGAAGCCCTGGCCGACATCGAACAGATCCAGTCCATCGCCGTCAGCACCGACGTGCCCATGCGCTTCTACCAGCCCAGGGATCCGGCCGAGGGCGGTTTTCATTTCAAGCTCTATAGTGGTGGTCAGCCGGCGGTACTATCGGATGTGATTCCGATCGTCGAGAATCTGGGCATGCGGGTGCTGGGCGAGCACCCCTACAGGATTCGACGGCGAGATGGCGAAACCTTCGGGATCAGTGATTTTTCCGTGGAATTGCACGAGCGCTGCCGGGGCGGCGATCTCGAAGCGGCCCGGGATCGCATCCAGGCGGCCTTCCGGGAAATCTGGAACGGCTTTGCCGAGAACGATGACTTCAACCAGCTGATCCTGTTGTGCAACATGGGCTGGCGGGAAGTGGCTCTGCTGCGGGCCTACTCACGCTACATCAAACAGCTGCGTTTTGGGTTCAGTCAGCCCTTTATTGCCGAAACCCTGGCCCGCTACCCGGACCTGACCGGCCGTCTGGTGGCCCTGTTCCATGCCCGTTTTGATCCCGATATCGATGACCCTGATCATCGCGCCGAGCGTTGCCGGGAAATCGAGGTGGGTATCCAGCAGGCCCTGGAATCGGTTGAAACCCTGGACGACGACCGCATCCTGCAGCGCGTTTTTGTGCTGATCAGGGCCACCCTGCGCACCAACTATTTCCAGCGCGGGGTGCATGGCGAGCCTCTGGCATACCTGTCCCTGAAGCTGGCGCCCGCCGATATACCGGACATTCCGCAGCCGCGCCCCAGGTTCGAGGTGTTTGTCTATTCACCCCGGGTGGAGGGCGTGCACCTGAGGGCCGGGCCGGTGGCGCGGGGCGGTATCCGCTGGTCGGACCGGGTCGAGGATTACCGAACCGAAGTGCTCGGGCTGGTAAAGGCCCAGCAGGTCAAGAACTCGGTGATCGTGCCAGCCGGCGCCAAGGGCGGGTTCGTGGTGAAGCAGCAAGCACCGGAGGCTACGCCCGATCAGCTCCGTGCCGAGGGTGTGGCCTGTTACCAGACGTTTATCCGGGGGCTGCTGGACATCACCGACAACCTCGAGGAAGGCCGGGTCATTGCCCCGCACCAGGTGGTTCGCCACGACGCCGACGACCCCTACCTGGTGGTTGCGGCCGACAAGGGCACGGCGACGTTTTCCGACATCGCCAACCTGCTGTCTGCAGAATACGGTTTCTGGCTGGGGGATGCCTTCGCCTCCGGGGGCAGCGAAGGCTACGACCACAAGAAGATGGGCATTACCGCCCGGGGCGCCTGGGAATCGGTCCGGCGGCATTTTCTGGAACTGGGCGTGGATACCCAGAACGATGAATTCACGGTGGTCGGCATTGGTGACATGGCCGGCGATGTGTTCGGCAATGGCATGCTGCTGTCGGATCGCATCCGGCTGGTGGCCGCCTTCAACCACCGGCATATTTTTATCGACCCCGATCCGCAAGCCGGGTCGTCGTTCCGGGAACGCCAGCGGCTGTTCAATCTGCCCGGTTCCAGCTGGGCTGATTACGACCGCAGCCTGATCAGCGAGGGCGGTGGCGTGTTTGCCCGCTCCATGAAGTCCATTCCTGTCTCGGACGCCATGGCCCGGGTTTTGGGAATCCGGGACCGGGCGGTTACGCCCAACGAATTGATCCGGGCTGTCCTTCAGGCGCCGGTCGACCTGCTGTGGAATGGTGGCATCGGTACGTACGTCAAGGCCGCCTCGGAAACCCACGAACAGGTTGGCGACAAGGCCAACGACGGGCTTCGCATCGACAGCTCGGAATTGCGCTGCAAGGTGCTGGGGGAGGGAGGCAACCTCGGGGTCACCCAGCGTGGGCGTATCGAGTTTGCTCGCCGGGGTGGCGCTGCCAACAGCGATTTCATCGACAACGCCGGCGGCGTGGACTGCTCTGACCACGAAGTGAACATCAAGATCCTGATGAACGACCTGGTGCACCAGCAGCGGATGACGCTGGCCGAGCGCAATCACATGCTCCGCGCCATGACCGACGAGGTCGCCGCGCTGGTCCTGGCCAACAATTACCGCCAGGCCATGGCCCTGAGTCTGGCGGTCAATCCCGCGGTTGCCCATCTGGACCAGTATGAACGCCTGATGCGGCGCCTCGAGAACGAAGGACGCCTGGACCGCAGCCTGGAGTTCCTGCCCTCGGACGAAGAACTGGAAGCCCGACGCGAACGGGGAGAGGGGCTGACCCGGCCGGAACTGGCGGTGTTGGTGTCCTACGCCAAGATTGAACTCAAGCAGGCGCTGGCCGTGTCCGACATTGTGCGGGAGCCAGGGTTCAGTGGCGCGCTGCATTCGGCGTTTCCGCCATCCCTGCTTGCGGCCTTCCCGGATGAGATCAACAGCCATCCGTTGAGGGCCGAGGTATCGGCCACACAGATTGCCAACGACATCGTCAATCGCATGGGTATCACCTGGTTTGATCGAATGCGCAGCACCACCGGTGCCGACGCTGGCCGGATTGCCGCCGCCTACCTGATCTCCCTGCGGATCCACGACGTAGACGCCCAGTGGGAGGCCATTGAAGCGCTTGATGGACAGGTTGACGCCAGCGTGCAGGCGGATCTCTACGCCGATGCCATCCGCCTGGTCACCCGCAGTGCCAGCTGGCTGCTGCAGAACCGGAAACAGGCCCTGGACCCGGTGGATTGTGTTGCCGCCTACCAGGGCGCCCTGGCCGATGTACTGACTTCAAAAAGCCAACTGGAATCGGTGATTCCTGCAAGTCGCTGGCAGGAACGCTATGCTGAATATGGTAAGCGGCAGGTTCCGGACGCTCTGTCGCTCTGGTGTGCCTCCGCTGAAAGCCGCTACTGGCTGATGGACATGGTGGAAATTGCCCGGCAGCTGAACGAGGAGCTGGCATCCGTGGCCTGGGTCTACTTCACGCTCGGGGAGAGCCTGAACCTGACCTGGCTGGATCGCCAGATGCGAAGCTTCCGGGCCAGTGGCCACTGGCAGGTTCTGGCAACCATCCATTTCCGGGATGAGCTGGACCACCAGTTACGGAACCTGACATTCAGTGTGTTTTCCGAGCCGGTGTCGGGTGAGGGTGCGCCACAGGACAGGCTGGAGGCCTGGCGTCAGGACAAGCGCATGGCCCTGAGCCGGTGGCAACGCATGTTGAGTGACATGCAGGCTGCCAACGAAGTGGATTGTGCTGTTTTCTCGGTGGCCCACGGGGTGTTGAGGGAGCTGGCAGCCAAAGCCGGGTAG
- a CDS encoding Lrp/AsnC ligand binding domain-containing protein — translation MADLDRIDQSIIRELQKNSRITVTELASRVGLSKTPCQVRMRRLEEQGFITGYTALVNQTKLGLSHIAFAQVTLNDTSSAALTAFNHAVKDLAAVEQCHMIAGNFDYLLKVRTRNMHEYRQVLGEEISALPHVLQTSTFVVMENVKDAGM, via the coding sequence ATGGCCGATTTGGATAGAATTGATCAATCAATCATCCGCGAACTGCAGAAGAACTCCCGGATTACGGTAACCGAGCTTGCCTCCCGGGTCGGGCTCTCCAAGACGCCCTGCCAGGTGCGAATGCGCCGGCTCGAGGAGCAGGGATTCATCACCGGGTACACGGCGCTGGTCAACCAGACCAAACTGGGCCTGAGCCACATCGCGTTCGCCCAGGTCACCCTGAACGACACCAGCAGCGCCGCCCTCACCGCCTTCAACCATGCGGTCAAGGACCTGGCAGCGGTGGAACAGTGCCACATGATTGCCGGCAACTTTGATTACCTGTTGAAAGTACGCACCCGCAACATGCACGAATACCGACAGGTGCTGGGGGAGGAAATCTCGGCCCTGCCCCATGTGCTCCAGACCAGCACTTTCGTGGTCATGGAGAACGTGAAGGACGCCGGCATGTAA
- a CDS encoding TRAP transporter large permease, producing MIITALLILLALLLLSVPVAATLIALALLLAELFSPFPLINAMGDVLWSASDKYLLIAIPLFILLGEILVRTGIARGTYRALESWLSWLPGGLLHANIGTATLFSATSGSSVATAATIGTVALPQGRDMGYDPKLFTGSIAAGGTLGIMIPPSINLIVYGFLTETSIPQLFAAGLIPGLLLALMFIVGTALICIWKPSLGGPSVSHSWGERISGLRHLVPVLALFGIVVGSIYTGLATPTEAASLGVLGALAIAAFMKKLSVGIIVEALDGTMKTTGMIILIIIASYFLNFVLASAGITRELTSFLEGAGMGPYSTLMLAILLYIILGFFIETLSLMVITIPIVAPIIIGMGFDPVWLGILIILLIEMALITPPVGLNLYVVQGVREGGPFSDVMKGAMPYVGIMFLMAIVLVLFPQLATFLPELMKN from the coding sequence ATGATTATTACTGCGCTGCTAATTCTGCTGGCACTGTTGCTGCTGAGTGTGCCCGTTGCCGCCACGCTGATTGCCCTGGCGCTGCTGCTGGCCGAGCTCTTTTCGCCGTTCCCCCTGATCAACGCCATGGGGGATGTTCTCTGGTCGGCCTCGGACAAATACCTGCTGATTGCCATTCCCCTGTTCATTCTGCTGGGGGAGATCCTGGTGCGCACCGGCATTGCCCGCGGTACTTACCGGGCCCTGGAAAGCTGGTTGTCCTGGCTGCCGGGCGGGCTTTTGCACGCCAATATAGGCACCGCTACCCTGTTTTCCGCCACCTCCGGGTCCAGCGTTGCCACCGCCGCGACCATCGGCACGGTCGCGCTGCCCCAGGGCCGGGACATGGGCTACGACCCGAAGCTGTTTACCGGCTCAATTGCTGCCGGTGGCACCCTGGGCATCATGATTCCGCCGTCCATCAACCTGATTGTCTATGGTTTTCTCACAGAGACGTCGATCCCGCAGCTGTTTGCCGCCGGCCTGATCCCCGGTCTCCTGCTGGCCCTGATGTTCATCGTGGGCACCGCGCTGATCTGCATCTGGAAACCCAGCCTGGGCGGGCCCAGCGTCTCACATAGCTGGGGCGAGCGGATCTCCGGCCTGCGGCACCTCGTGCCGGTACTGGCGCTGTTCGGGATCGTGGTAGGCTCCATCTATACCGGCCTGGCAACGCCAACCGAAGCCGCCTCCCTTGGGGTGCTCGGTGCCCTGGCCATCGCCGCATTCATGAAGAAGCTGTCCGTCGGCATCATTGTCGAGGCCCTCGACGGCACCATGAAGACCACTGGCATGATCATCCTGATCATCATCGCCTCCTACTTCCTGAACTTCGTGCTGGCGTCGGCAGGCATCACCCGGGAGCTGACCAGCTTCCTGGAAGGCGCCGGCATGGGCCCCTATTCAACCCTCATGCTCGCCATACTGCTATACATTATTCTGGGTTTCTTCATTGAAACGCTGTCGCTGATGGTGATTACCATCCCGATTGTCGCCCCGATCATCATCGGCATGGGCTTCGACCCGGTGTGGCTGGGCATCCTGATCATCCTGCTGATCGAGATGGCCCTGATCACCCCGCCGGTCGGTCTGAACCTGTACGTGGTGCAGGGCGTTCGCGAAGGCGGTCCGTTCAGCGACGTGATGAAGGGCGCCATGCCCTACGTGGGCATCATGTTCCTGATGGCCATTGTGCTTGTCCTGTTCCCGCAGCTGGCCACCTTCCTTCCCGAACTGATGAAGAATTAA
- a CDS encoding LysR family transcriptional regulator produces MNIRTLETFIWIARLGSFRAAASRVYASQPSVSARIAGLEDQLGVELFDRSGRQITLTAKGREFLIYAEKMLSLHGEMLQAVAKPSSIQGTIRLAVSETIAHTWLPQLIERVSEAYPAINLELDVDISVNLAEKLVNHEIDIAFLMGGVNQPGIINRKLCRYSLIWVASPKLDLPKRPLSLEELSTWPIVTYPRKSEPYMAIRSLVDPMNHSTRIHSSSSLSTIIRMTVDGLGVSALPREILQRELSAGTLRRFEVAARVPDLAFSAAFRSGPGGNVVQAIAELALAIAETRAPSGQKVPPTPDTAD; encoded by the coding sequence ATGAACATTCGAACCCTGGAAACTTTCATCTGGATTGCGCGACTGGGCAGTTTCCGGGCAGCAGCAAGTCGCGTTTACGCGTCACAGCCTTCGGTTTCCGCGCGAATCGCCGGGCTGGAGGACCAGCTGGGTGTGGAGCTGTTCGATCGTTCGGGCCGGCAGATCACGCTCACCGCCAAGGGCCGCGAATTCCTGATCTACGCGGAAAAGATGCTCAGCCTGCACGGGGAGATGCTGCAGGCGGTGGCCAAGCCTTCCTCCATTCAGGGCACTATCCGTCTGGCGGTGTCGGAGACCATTGCCCACACCTGGCTGCCGCAACTGATTGAACGGGTCAGCGAGGCGTATCCTGCCATCAATCTGGAGCTTGATGTCGACATCTCCGTCAATCTTGCCGAGAAACTGGTGAATCATGAAATCGACATCGCCTTTCTGATGGGCGGCGTCAACCAGCCGGGTATCATCAACCGGAAACTTTGCCGCTATTCGCTGATCTGGGTGGCCAGCCCGAAACTCGATCTCCCAAAGCGCCCCTTGTCTCTGGAGGAGCTTTCCACCTGGCCCATCGTGACCTACCCCAGAAAAAGCGAACCCTACATGGCGATCCGCTCGCTGGTGGACCCGATGAACCACTCCACCCGCATCCATTCCAGCTCCTCGCTTTCGACCATCATCCGCATGACCGTCGACGGCCTGGGCGTCAGCGCACTGCCACGGGAAATCCTGCAACGGGAACTCAGCGCAGGCACTCTCAGGCGGTTTGAGGTTGCGGCCAGGGTGCCGGACCTGGCGTTCAGCGCCGCGTTCCGTTCCGGGCCCGGTGGCAATGTGGTTCAGGCCATTGCGGAATTGGCACTGGCCATCGCCGAAACCCGGGCACCCTCCGGCCAGAAAGTCCCGCCAACGCCCGACACTGCTGACTGA
- a CDS encoding TRAP transporter substrate-binding protein, with translation MTTRNPLATATVIALAMAGTSVHAQELDDTSINYVGSWSSLSLYQNFERPFWQEHVPEASDGQISTEVTTFDQMGLGGGEVFRLMARNVLEVGSTVADYAVEDAPELEGLDMPMIAPDVETARKVAEAYRPVLADAFRQRYKGAQLLAVVPYPSQMVFCNAEIDGLQDLKGKKVRASGRTTAEFLQALGAEGITLNFSEVPGALQRGVIDCAVTGSLSGYSSGWHEVSTHLYPLPVGGWDHVVTAMNGKKWNSLSEQTRQWLMAEIKENYEDPVWASAVEETREGIACLTGNGDCSRGEPGDMVLVKATDNDFSEASRHLEETLLPNWAQRVDQQWVDRWNETIGAVTGLEASK, from the coding sequence ATGACGACAAGAAATCCCCTCGCCACCGCTACCGTCATTGCTCTTGCCATGGCAGGCACCAGCGTCCATGCCCAGGAGCTCGACGACACCAGCATCAATTACGTAGGAAGCTGGAGCAGCCTGTCGCTGTATCAGAACTTCGAACGCCCGTTCTGGCAGGAACATGTGCCCGAAGCCTCCGACGGCCAGATCAGCACCGAGGTAACCACCTTTGACCAGATGGGCCTGGGCGGCGGCGAAGTCTTCCGACTGATGGCTCGTAATGTTCTGGAAGTGGGCTCCACGGTGGCCGACTATGCGGTTGAGGATGCGCCGGAGCTGGAAGGCCTGGACATGCCGATGATTGCACCCGATGTCGAGACCGCACGCAAAGTGGCCGAGGCCTATCGCCCGGTACTGGCCGATGCCTTCAGGCAGCGTTACAAGGGTGCCCAGCTGCTGGCCGTGGTGCCCTATCCGTCGCAGATGGTGTTCTGTAACGCCGAGATTGACGGCCTGCAGGACCTCAAGGGCAAGAAAGTGCGCGCCAGTGGCCGAACCACCGCCGAGTTCTTGCAGGCCCTGGGTGCCGAGGGCATCACCCTGAACTTCAGCGAGGTTCCCGGTGCCCTCCAGCGCGGCGTTATTGACTGCGCCGTGACTGGCTCGCTGTCTGGTTACAGCTCCGGCTGGCACGAAGTATCGACCCACCTTTACCCGCTGCCTGTGGGCGGCTGGGACCACGTAGTCACCGCCATGAACGGCAAGAAGTGGAACTCGCTGTCGGAACAAACCCGGCAATGGCTGATGGCAGAGATCAAGGAGAACTACGAGGACCCGGTGTGGGCGTCGGCGGTTGAGGAAACCCGCGAAGGCATCGCCTGCCTGACCGGCAACGGCGACTGTTCCCGCGGCGAGCCCGGCGACATGGTTCTGGTGAAGGCCACGGACAACGACTTCTCGGAAGCCTCACGCCACCTGGAAGAAACCCTGCTGCCGAACTGGGCACAGCGGGTTGACCAGCAGTGGGTGGACCGCTGGAACGAGACCATTGGCGCCGTTACCGGCCTCGAAGCCTCCAAGTAA
- a CDS encoding TRAP transporter small permease subunit, whose amino-acid sequence MFHQVNSFLDRVLAGVQTGSLWLARAGGVLILLTVVLVTIEVMSRQFIGRSAVHATELTGYIMAISASWSFAYTLMCKAHIRIDALYLNFPMKVRGALDLVALLAMAMFSILVVDAVYEVISASYSGGSTANTPLGTPLWMPQALWMIGLVWFGFAVCVMSLRVLFALLSGQSDRVQELAGSPTMDEQIKEENREAHS is encoded by the coding sequence ATGTTTCACCAGGTGAATTCCTTTCTTGACCGGGTACTGGCAGGCGTCCAGACCGGCTCACTCTGGCTGGCCCGCGCCGGCGGGGTGCTGATCCTGCTCACGGTGGTCCTGGTAACCATCGAGGTGATGTCCCGACAGTTCATAGGACGTTCGGCGGTCCATGCCACGGAACTGACCGGTTACATCATGGCGATCAGCGCCAGCTGGTCCTTCGCCTACACCCTGATGTGCAAGGCGCACATTCGCATTGATGCCCTGTACCTGAACTTTCCAATGAAGGTGCGCGGAGCCCTTGATCTGGTGGCACTCCTGGCCATGGCAATGTTCTCCATTCTGGTAGTGGATGCGGTTTACGAAGTGATCAGTGCTTCCTACAGCGGCGGCTCCACCGCCAATACCCCCCTGGGCACACCGCTCTGGATGCCCCAGGCCCTGTGGATGATTGGCCTGGTCTGGTTTGGTTTCGCGGTTTGCGTGATGTCTCTGAGAGTCCTGTTCGCCCTGCTCAGCGGTCAGTCTGACCGGGTGCAGGAACTGGCGGGCAGCCCGACCATGGACGAGCAGATCAAAGAAGAAAACAGAGAGGCACACTCATGA
- a CDS encoding YbfB/YjiJ family MFS transporter, translating into MKAVDTVKVLVASVISVVVMVGIARFAYTPMIPEMVAALGLSKSVVGLLATVNYAGYLTGAVLITRISDLALKYRLYQLGLVVAVVSTALMGYTTNVWLWSALRFISGLSTSAGMLLGAGLLMSWLIKHNQKSELGVFFSGIGLGIVLTAVVAELIKEPYAWDQQWVIYGLVALALLVPAWRWMPDYRTCALPRTGAAGSANERSRFIRLLQLAYFCAGVGYVVTATFLVAIAESMPRLEGQGWLVWLIAGVAATPACWLWDVFSRRWGQWLALYLAYALNSVSILMLIVNTSLASVMLSSVIYGASFIGIVSMMLAMVGRVFPENPSRPMSRLTFSYGIAQMLAPAVVGYLADVEGNYTSGLWLTLVVMALGVVVLHLARRAKDAEAALAV; encoded by the coding sequence TTGAAAGCTGTAGACACTGTAAAGGTACTGGTGGCCAGCGTCATTTCCGTGGTGGTGATGGTCGGGATAGCGCGGTTTGCCTACACCCCGATGATCCCGGAAATGGTCGCGGCCCTGGGCCTGAGTAAATCGGTGGTCGGGCTGCTCGCTACCGTGAACTACGCCGGCTATCTCACCGGCGCGGTTCTGATAACCCGCATCAGCGATCTCGCCCTGAAATATCGGCTATACCAGCTGGGGCTTGTGGTCGCGGTGGTGTCCACTGCGCTCATGGGGTACACCACAAACGTCTGGTTGTGGAGTGCGCTGCGCTTTATCTCCGGGCTGAGCACCTCCGCTGGTATGTTGCTGGGCGCCGGCTTGCTGATGAGCTGGTTGATCAAACACAACCAGAAATCGGAGCTTGGCGTTTTCTTCTCGGGCATTGGCCTTGGCATTGTGCTCACCGCCGTGGTGGCCGAGCTGATCAAGGAACCTTACGCCTGGGACCAGCAGTGGGTGATCTATGGGCTGGTGGCGCTGGCGCTTCTGGTGCCGGCCTGGCGCTGGATGCCGGATTACCGCACCTGCGCCCTGCCACGAACCGGCGCCGCCGGTTCCGCCAACGAACGCAGCCGGTTCATAAGGTTGTTGCAGCTGGCCTATTTCTGCGCGGGCGTGGGCTATGTGGTAACGGCCACCTTTCTCGTGGCGATTGCCGAATCCATGCCCCGGCTGGAAGGTCAGGGCTGGCTGGTGTGGCTGATTGCCGGAGTGGCCGCCACCCCCGCCTGCTGGCTATGGGATGTGTTCTCCCGACGCTGGGGCCAGTGGCTGGCGCTGTATCTGGCCTATGCCCTGAATTCGGTCAGTATCCTGATGCTGATCGTGAATACCAGCCTTGCCAGCGTGATGCTCAGTTCGGTGATCTATGGCGCCAGCTTTATTGGCATTGTCAGCATGATGCTGGCGATGGTGGGGCGGGTGTTCCCGGAAAATCCGTCCCGGCCCATGAGTCGGCTGACCTTCAGCTACGGCATCGCCCAGATGCTGGCGCCAGCCGTGGTGGGTTACCTGGCCGATGTGGAGGGTAATTACACCAGCGGGCTGTGGCTCACACTGGTGGTGATGGCGCTTGGCGTGGTGGTGCTGCACCTGGCCCGCCGGGCCAAAGACGCAGAGGCGGCCCTCGCCGTCTGA